A DNA window from Streptomyces bacillaris contains the following coding sequences:
- a CDS encoding serine hydrolase domain-containing protein: protein MAGDRKWAAGAGVVATAAVVAGAAAGVRWAWRHQDELMMRPPLNEWTFAHMSLLLPTETVPRAGRPSVLPRAPRPLEFTYEWEGATRTLSDLHTRTRTTGFAVVHRGRLVHEAYPGRFAGPDRRFQLFSLTKSVTSALVGIALEEGAIGSTDDKAVTYCPELAGSAFDGPTVEDLLHMSSGAGGEEDYEDPDAPVNRLMRAVTGQGGTVLEAVRSVRPHSTPGTRFNYSTLDTQVLGWVLEAATGRTLARYAAERLWGPIGAEYDAYYALSRGVPRTAVGGGSFNATVRDMARFGLLMARGGRWGGEQVVPQRWVERSRGAGLPHLEGGALGEAYPAHYGYSNQWWTLGGPHRAFTGLGIHGQFLWVDPEADAVVVKTSAWPVADDPALDGETATALTALVAHLSAAG, encoded by the coding sequence ATGGCGGGCGACAGGAAATGGGCGGCCGGGGCCGGGGTGGTCGCGACGGCTGCGGTGGTTGCGGGGGCGGCCGCGGGGGTGCGGTGGGCTTGGCGGCATCAGGACGAGCTGATGATGCGGCCGCCGTTGAACGAGTGGACGTTCGCGCACATGTCGCTGCTGCTGCCGACGGAGACCGTGCCGCGGGCCGGCCGCCCGAGCGTCCTGCCGCGGGCTCCCCGGCCGCTGGAGTTCACGTACGAGTGGGAGGGGGCGACGAGGACGCTGTCCGACCTGCACACCCGGACGCGTACGACGGGGTTCGCGGTCGTGCACCGGGGGCGGCTGGTGCACGAGGCGTACCCGGGGCGGTTCGCGGGGCCGGACCGGCGGTTCCAGTTGTTCTCGCTGACGAAGTCGGTGACCTCGGCGCTCGTGGGGATCGCGCTGGAGGAGGGCGCGATCGGGTCGACGGACGACAAGGCCGTCACGTACTGCCCGGAGCTGGCCGGTTCCGCGTTCGACGGCCCGACGGTCGAGGACCTGCTGCACATGAGCAGCGGGGCGGGCGGCGAGGAGGACTACGAGGACCCGGACGCCCCCGTCAACCGGCTGATGCGGGCGGTGACCGGGCAGGGAGGCACCGTACTGGAAGCCGTACGGTCGGTCCGGCCGCACAGCACGCCGGGCACCCGGTTCAACTACTCCACGCTCGACACCCAGGTGCTGGGCTGGGTCCTGGAGGCGGCGACCGGACGGACGCTGGCGCGGTACGCCGCCGAGCGGCTGTGGGGGCCGATCGGGGCGGAGTACGACGCGTACTACGCGCTGTCGCGGGGGGTGCCGCGTACGGCCGTCGGCGGCGGTTCGTTCAACGCCACGGTCCGGGACATGGCCCGGTTCGGCCTGCTGATGGCCCGCGGCGGCCGGTGGGGCGGGGAGCAGGTCGTCCCGCAGCGGTGGGTCGAGCGCAGCCGCGGGGCGGGCCTGCCGCATCTGGAGGGCGGCGCGCTCGGTGAGGCGTACCCGGCCCATTACGGGTACTCCAACCAGTGGTGGACCCTCGGCGGACCGCACCGCGCCTTCACCGGCCTCGGGATACACGGGCAGTTCCTCTGGGTCGACCCGGAGGCCGACGCGGTGGTGGTGAAGACCAGCGCCTGGCCGGTGGCCGACGACCCCGCGCTGGACGGCGAGACCGCGACGGCGCTCACCGCGCTGGTGGCCCATCTGTCGGCGGCCGGGTAG
- a CDS encoding TetR/AcrR family transcriptional regulator gives MTDPDSPAPRSVGARRGRPPSNALSRERILDAALTLLEREGPEALTLRRLGADLGSNHTAVLRYFSGKDDILLGLAERLIAEAVDGFEPGPTWRATLTELARRVRRACLAHPALAVLVASRVSRRDAEFRGADLVIGALLGAGFGARESARYYRALVDVTLAMSSFEAASAVLDGPEREGDRMAWQREYLMASPQRFPQLASVAPHLAQADEDDQFEFVMGLLLDAVEARSGRSA, from the coding sequence ATGACGGATCCCGACAGCCCGGCCCCCCGATCCGTCGGCGCCAGACGGGGGCGGCCGCCCTCGAACGCGCTCAGCCGGGAACGCATCCTGGACGCGGCGCTGACGCTGCTGGAGCGGGAAGGCCCGGAGGCACTGACGCTGCGCAGGCTCGGCGCGGACCTGGGGTCCAACCACACGGCAGTGCTGCGCTACTTCTCCGGCAAGGACGACATCCTCCTCGGCCTCGCCGAGCGGCTGATCGCCGAGGCCGTCGACGGCTTCGAGCCCGGCCCGACCTGGCGGGCGACCCTCACCGAGCTGGCCCGCCGGGTCCGCCGGGCCTGCCTGGCACACCCCGCGCTCGCCGTGCTGGTCGCCTCCCGGGTGTCCCGGCGCGACGCGGAGTTCCGGGGCGCGGACCTGGTCATCGGCGCGCTGCTGGGGGCGGGCTTCGGTGCGCGGGAGTCCGCCCGCTACTACCGGGCGCTGGTCGACGTCACGCTGGCGATGAGCTCCTTCGAGGCCGCTTCGGCCGTGCTGGACGGGCCCGAGCGGGAGGGCGACCGGATGGCCTGGCAGCGCGAGTACCTCATGGCCTCTCCGCAGCGCTTCCCTCAACTCGCCTCCGTAGCACCGCATTTGGCGCAGGCCGACGAGGACGACCAGTTCGAGTTCGTGATGGGTCTGCTGCTGGACGCGGTGGAGGCGCGCTCCGGCCGCTCCGCGTGA